A single region of the Pseudoxanthobacter soli DSM 19599 genome encodes:
- a CDS encoding SDR family NAD(P)-dependent oxidoreductase: protein MRFLITGTAGFIGFHLARRLLDEGHFVVGFDAMTDYYDRTLKEARHAVLARSNAFHPVIARLEDADALDQAADRAEPDVIVHLAAQAGVRYSLEHPRAYFDSNLEGSYNVLELARRTSPRHLLLASTSSVYGANDRMPFSENDSADWPMTLYAATKKAAEGMAHSYAHLWKIPTTCFRFFTVYGPWGRPDMALFKFVASLRTGKPIEIYGNGEMKRDFTYIDDLIEAIVRLIGAAPQEGRPVVADGIADSLSPVAPWRVVNIAGGRPVGLMDFIAAIEAAVGQTLAKVMLPMQPGDVPATFADHRLLEALTGYRPETPVSVGVRAFVDWYRDYYRVAVGQAVP, encoded by the coding sequence ATGCGCTTCCTGATTACGGGCACGGCCGGCTTCATCGGTTTTCACTTGGCCCGCCGCCTGCTCGACGAAGGGCATTTCGTCGTCGGTTTCGACGCGATGACCGACTATTACGACCGCACGCTCAAGGAAGCGCGCCACGCGGTGCTCGCCCGGTCAAACGCGTTCCACCCGGTGATCGCCCGGCTTGAGGATGCCGACGCCCTGGACCAGGCCGCGGATCGCGCGGAACCGGACGTGATCGTTCATCTCGCCGCGCAGGCGGGCGTTCGCTATTCGCTGGAGCATCCGCGCGCCTACTTCGATTCGAATCTCGAGGGTTCCTACAACGTCCTGGAGCTTGCACGCCGCACGTCGCCCCGGCACCTGCTGCTGGCGTCGACCAGTTCGGTCTACGGCGCCAACGACCGCATGCCGTTCTCCGAGAACGACAGTGCCGACTGGCCGATGACGCTTTACGCGGCCACCAAGAAGGCCGCAGAGGGGATGGCGCACTCATACGCCCATCTCTGGAAGATTCCGACGACCTGCTTCCGCTTCTTCACCGTTTACGGCCCGTGGGGCCGGCCCGACATGGCACTCTTCAAGTTCGTCGCCTCGCTTCGAACCGGCAAGCCGATCGAGATCTACGGCAACGGCGAGATGAAGCGCGACTTCACCTATATCGACGACCTGATCGAGGCGATCGTCAGGCTGATCGGCGCCGCGCCGCAGGAAGGCCGGCCGGTCGTGGCCGACGGCATCGCGGACTCGCTGTCGCCGGTCGCGCCGTGGCGCGTCGTCAACATCGCCGGTGGCCGCCCCGTCGGCCTCATGGACTTCATTGCCGCCATCGAGGCCGCGGTGGGCCAGACGCTCGCCAAGGTCATGCTGCCGATGCAGCCGGGCGACGTGCCGGCGACCTTCGCGGACCATCGCCTGCTGGAGGCGTTGACGGGATACCGGCCAGAGACGCCGGTCTCCGTCGGCGTCCGCGCCTTCGTCGACTGGTACCGCGACTACTACCGCGTGGCCGTGGGACAGGCGGTGCCGTGA
- a CDS encoding cytochrome b/b6 domain-containing protein: MPASRPARGPETTVKVWDPVVRLFHWTVVTACVLNLFILEEGHYWHRVTGYVVAAVLIVRVVWGFVGTPYARFAQFFPTPSKVFGQIGDMLDGREKRYIGHNPLASVMMLTLMALLAATCLTGWMQTLDAFWGEEWLENVHAILANSIMVLALLHAAAAIFESWRHKENLVWAMVTGRKRA; the protein is encoded by the coding sequence ATGCCCGCCTCCCGGCCTGCCCGGGGTCCAGAAACCACCGTCAAGGTCTGGGATCCGGTCGTGCGCCTGTTTCACTGGACGGTGGTGACCGCGTGCGTGCTGAACCTCTTCATTCTGGAAGAGGGCCACTACTGGCACCGGGTGACGGGCTATGTCGTCGCCGCGGTGCTGATCGTTCGCGTCGTGTGGGGCTTCGTCGGCACGCCCTACGCCCGGTTCGCCCAGTTCTTTCCGACGCCCTCAAAGGTCTTCGGCCAGATCGGCGACATGCTGGACGGGCGCGAGAAACGCTATATCGGCCACAATCCGCTGGCATCGGTGATGATGCTGACGCTGATGGCCCTGCTCGCCGCAACGTGCCTGACGGGCTGGATGCAGACACTCGATGCCTTCTGGGGCGAGGAGTGGCTTGAGAACGTGCATGCGATCCTTGCCAACAGTATCATGGTGCTCGCCCTCCTTCATGCGGCGGCGGCGATCTTCGAAAGCTGGCGGCACAAGGAAAATCTCGTCTGGGCGATGGTAACGGGGCGCAAGCGCGCATGA
- a CDS encoding ABC transporter permease, with protein sequence MTDFLIGWFAIIPSYATPLLLASLGLILSERAGVLNLGPEGLMAVGAMAAAVAVLGGLDPWLGIALGVGAAIVLSLVFGIAVVVFRANQTLAGLAIVAIGLGVTGAVGRPYVQQTFGGIGRFGDDAAATGLWRIVAHQDPLVVASLVLVVALRWWLARTRPGLRLRAVGEDPGTADVAGVDVQLTQLGAVIACGALCGLAGAYLSVAASHVWVEGMIAGRGWIAVALVIFARWEPGRALLGALVFGGADALVPRLQAIGADVPTYLMMMLPYLLTLTVLAASSILGHSRFAEPGHLGRAYIRQDKH encoded by the coding sequence GTGACGGATTTCCTGATCGGCTGGTTCGCCATCATCCCGAGCTATGCGACGCCGCTGCTGCTCGCGAGCCTCGGGCTGATCCTGTCGGAGCGGGCGGGCGTGCTCAATCTCGGTCCGGAAGGACTGATGGCCGTGGGCGCCATGGCGGCTGCGGTCGCCGTGCTGGGCGGGCTCGACCCGTGGCTCGGCATCGCGCTTGGCGTCGGCGCGGCGATCGTGCTCTCGCTGGTGTTCGGCATCGCGGTCGTCGTGTTCCGGGCCAACCAGACGCTGGCGGGCCTTGCGATCGTCGCCATCGGCCTCGGCGTGACCGGTGCCGTCGGCCGCCCCTACGTGCAGCAGACCTTCGGCGGTATCGGCCGTTTCGGCGACGATGCGGCCGCGACCGGGCTCTGGCGGATCGTCGCCCATCAGGACCCGCTGGTGGTGGCCTCGCTGGTGCTGGTGGTCGCGCTGCGCTGGTGGCTTGCGCGAACGCGGCCGGGGCTGCGGCTGCGGGCCGTCGGCGAGGACCCCGGTACGGCCGACGTCGCCGGTGTCGACGTGCAATTGACCCAGCTCGGCGCGGTGATCGCCTGCGGCGCCCTGTGCGGGCTTGCCGGTGCGTATCTGTCCGTCGCCGCGAGCCACGTCTGGGTCGAGGGAATGATCGCCGGCCGCGGCTGGATCGCGGTGGCGCTCGTGATCTTCGCGCGCTGGGAACCGGGCCGCGCCCTGCTCGGCGCGCTGGTGTTCGGCGGCGCCGACGCGCTCGTGCCGCGTCTCCAGGCGATCGGCGCCGACGTCCCGACCTATCTCATGATGATGCTGCCCTATCTGCTGACGCTGACGGTGCTGGCGGCCTCGTCGATCCTCGGCCACAGCCGCTTCGCGGAGCCAGGTCACCTCGGCCGCGCCTATATCCGCCAGGACAAGCACTGA
- a CDS encoding PepSY domain-containing protein encodes MNFKLLAAAVAFAALPSIALASPSCTTEPQSKWMSQDAMKAKVASLGYQVKVFKITGSCYEIYGKTKDGKRAEVYFNPVSGEIVKSEIDG; translated from the coding sequence ATGAATTTCAAGCTTCTCGCCGCTGCCGTTGCGTTCGCCGCGCTGCCGTCCATCGCGCTCGCCAGCCCGAGCTGCACCACCGAGCCGCAGTCCAAGTGGATGAGCCAGGACGCCATGAAGGCGAAGGTCGCCTCGCTCGGCTATCAGGTGAAGGTCTTCAAGATCACCGGAAGCTGCTACGAGATCTACGGCAAGACCAAAGACGGCAAGCGCGCCGAGGTCTATTTCAACCCGGTCTCCGGCGAGATCGTGAAGTCCGAGATCGACGGCTGA
- a CDS encoding response regulator transcription factor codes for MRLLLIEDSARLRELVTETVREAGWRIDAFGSAAEGRLALDAAAFDLVLLDLGLPDEDGLDLLRGIRKGGCQMPVLVLTARGAVDERIAGLDAGADDYLVKPFNNGELLARIRALLRRAPSVAMPVLEFAGLRFDVQAMAARCGDEDLPLAPSERSLLELLMRNGGKVVPKRRIEGMLSEFGDEKSANAVELAVSRLRRKLEGRPTGTAIETIRGVGYLLREARP; via the coding sequence ATGAGGCTTCTGCTGATCGAGGACAGCGCGCGGCTTCGCGAACTGGTCACCGAAACGGTGCGCGAGGCCGGCTGGCGGATCGACGCCTTCGGATCGGCGGCGGAGGGACGGCTCGCCCTCGACGCCGCCGCGTTCGACCTCGTGCTGCTCGATCTCGGCCTGCCGGACGAAGACGGGCTCGACCTGCTGCGCGGCATCCGGAAGGGCGGATGCCAGATGCCCGTGCTGGTGCTGACGGCGCGCGGGGCCGTCGACGAGCGCATCGCCGGGCTGGATGCCGGTGCCGACGACTATCTCGTGAAGCCGTTCAACAACGGCGAGCTTCTGGCGCGCATCCGGGCGCTGCTGCGACGCGCCCCGTCGGTGGCGATGCCGGTGCTGGAATTCGCCGGCCTGCGCTTCGACGTGCAGGCGATGGCCGCGCGCTGCGGCGACGAGGACCTTCCGCTCGCCCCGTCCGAACGGTCGCTGCTGGAACTCCTCATGCGCAACGGCGGCAAGGTGGTGCCGAAGCGCAGGATCGAGGGGATGCTGTCGGAGTTCGGCGACGAGAAATCGGCGAACGCGGTGGAACTTGCCGTCTCGCGGCTGCGCCGCAAGCTGGAAGGCCGGCCGACGGGAACCGCTATCGAAACCATCCGCGGCGTCGGCTACCTGTTGCGGGAGGCACGCCCTTGA
- a CDS encoding ABC transporter permease encodes MLDSTVLVRRQETPLWLSIAAYAGGLIVGLAVSAALLVFVGVPPEALIDEFLVETFLTSDGLAQTATAAIPLILVGLSATVAMRVSFWNIGVEGQLWLGAIGASWIALGNIGPEAVRLPLMLVAAAVAGAAWIALPMVLKMRWNVSEVISTLLLGNVAFLLVQHLLFGAWRDPANSFPISAALDPAEEFSPLGWGQVHTGLWLALGAGVVVWFVLERTRIGFYARAVGLNPSAARATGLPVRLTTSLLALASGALSGLAGASIVAGTEHRLTQTLGNGYLFSAIVIAFLARARPVAAVAIAFVLGGVFTAGSVLKVFYSISEAVIVLIQGAVLLSVLSAEFFATYRINRPPRGNAQ; translated from the coding sequence ATGCTTGATTCCACCGTGCTCGTCCGCCGCCAGGAGACGCCGCTCTGGCTTTCCATCGCCGCCTATGCCGGCGGTCTCATCGTCGGCCTTGCCGTCTCGGCGGCGCTGCTCGTGTTCGTCGGCGTGCCGCCCGAGGCGCTGATCGACGAATTTCTCGTCGAGACGTTCCTCACCTCCGACGGTCTCGCCCAGACGGCGACGGCCGCCATCCCGCTGATTCTGGTCGGCCTCTCGGCGACCGTGGCCATGCGCGTCAGCTTCTGGAATATCGGCGTCGAGGGCCAGCTCTGGCTGGGGGCCATCGGGGCGAGCTGGATCGCCCTCGGCAATATCGGCCCGGAAGCCGTGCGGTTGCCGTTGATGCTCGTCGCCGCGGCTGTTGCCGGCGCGGCCTGGATCGCGCTGCCGATGGTTCTGAAGATGCGCTGGAACGTCAGCGAGGTGATCTCGACGCTGCTGCTCGGCAACGTCGCGTTCCTGCTGGTTCAGCACCTGTTGTTCGGCGCCTGGCGCGATCCGGCCAACAGCTTCCCGATCTCGGCCGCGCTCGACCCGGCAGAAGAGTTTTCGCCCCTCGGATGGGGACAGGTCCACACCGGGCTCTGGCTGGCGCTCGGCGCCGGGGTCGTGGTCTGGTTCGTGCTCGAACGCACGCGGATCGGATTCTATGCCCGGGCCGTCGGCCTCAATCCCTCGGCGGCGCGCGCGACCGGCCTGCCCGTCCGGCTCACCACCAGCCTCCTCGCGCTTGCATCCGGTGCGCTCAGCGGCCTCGCCGGCGCCTCCATCGTCGCCGGTACGGAACATCGCCTGACCCAGACGCTTGGCAACGGCTATCTCTTCAGCGCCATCGTCATCGCCTTCCTGGCGCGGGCGCGGCCGGTGGCTGCCGTGGCCATCGCCTTCGTGCTCGGCGGCGTCTTCACCGCCGGCAGCGTGCTGAAGGTGTTCTACTCGATCTCCGAGGCGGTGATCGTGCTGATCCAGGGCGCGGTGCTGCTCTCCGTGCTGTCCGCCGAATTCTTCGCCACGTACCGCATCAACCGGCCGCCGAGGGGGAACGCGCAGTGA
- a CDS encoding ATP-binding protein, with protein sequence MTAAPRPARSRSLGSIVARRITIFAVLAMVVQLVLVFVDCYLNENELSRQFLEQETDLLSAGLSGQGEDISYRLPDDAAERYGRPDSGYFARIRTDDGRVLFSSPDAGRAGHFLPIDLTPPTFWVRTLHPGKPLNLAGGRSVMFHGEGILIEVVTLGDPDGVVFEVLWQEVIEQMIVPMGILLVLVLGGTTFSVRKALKPVHAAARAAEALDPMDARSHLQTDGMPREVAVLAEAVNRAFGRVGDLIQSQRLLTSGIAHEVRTPLAAMKLELGRIDHPRARKAEADLDELVRFVGQMTSLARLDGFDHGAFRPERLDRLAEDVVETLAPWAYDRGHSLALEGHAAAPLPVAGSLIRDAIRNLVENAVKHTPEGTAITVRVADGRVDVCDVRPPRSAGPESAPGSPGADVRAGDRMGIGLKIVERIAALHGGAFTFVRTADGSTASLSLRTSTSENAPADPGNAGRATYGPVYAARDVVHTAELEGNTSPR encoded by the coding sequence TTGACGGCGGCACCTCGCCCAGCCCGCAGCCGCTCGCTCGGCAGCATCGTCGCCCGGCGCATCACGATCTTCGCCGTGCTGGCGATGGTCGTGCAACTCGTGCTGGTCTTCGTCGACTGCTATCTGAACGAGAACGAGCTTTCGCGCCAGTTTCTGGAGCAGGAAACGGACCTTCTGTCCGCCGGCCTATCCGGGCAGGGAGAGGACATCTCCTACCGGCTCCCCGACGACGCGGCGGAGCGTTACGGCCGGCCCGATTCCGGGTACTTCGCGCGGATCAGGACCGATGACGGCCGCGTCCTGTTCTCGTCCCCGGACGCCGGACGCGCCGGACACTTCCTGCCGATCGACCTCACGCCACCGACCTTCTGGGTCCGGACGCTGCACCCCGGCAAACCGCTCAATCTCGCCGGCGGCCGTTCGGTCATGTTCCACGGCGAAGGAATCCTGATCGAAGTCGTGACCCTCGGCGACCCCGACGGCGTCGTGTTCGAGGTGCTGTGGCAGGAGGTGATCGAGCAGATGATCGTGCCGATGGGCATCCTCCTCGTGCTCGTGCTGGGCGGGACCACATTTTCGGTCCGCAAGGCTCTGAAGCCGGTTCACGCGGCGGCGCGGGCCGCAGAAGCCCTCGACCCGATGGATGCCCGCTCCCACCTGCAGACGGACGGCATGCCGCGCGAAGTCGCGGTGCTGGCCGAGGCGGTCAACCGTGCATTCGGCCGGGTCGGCGACCTGATCCAGTCCCAAAGGCTGCTGACCTCCGGCATCGCCCACGAGGTGCGTACGCCGCTCGCCGCGATGAAGCTCGAACTCGGGCGCATCGACCACCCGCGCGCCCGCAAGGCGGAGGCCGATCTCGACGAACTCGTCCGGTTCGTCGGCCAGATGACCAGCCTCGCCCGGCTCGACGGCTTCGACCACGGCGCGTTCCGGCCGGAAAGGCTCGATCGCCTCGCCGAGGACGTTGTCGAGACGCTGGCCCCCTGGGCCTACGACCGCGGACATTCCCTCGCGCTCGAAGGCCACGCCGCGGCGCCCTTGCCCGTTGCCGGAAGCCTGATCAGGGACGCGATCCGCAACCTCGTCGAGAACGCGGTGAAGCACACGCCGGAAGGCACCGCCATCACCGTCCGTGTCGCCGACGGCCGCGTCGACGTCTGCGACGTGCGCCCGCCGCGCTCCGCGGGGCCGGAGAGCGCACCCGGAAGCCCGGGCGCAGACGTGCGTGCCGGCGATCGCATGGGCATCGGCCTCAAGATCGTCGAGCGCATCGCCGCGCTGCACGGCGGCGCGTTCACGTTCGTGCGCACCGCCGACGGATCGACGGCGTCGTTGTCGCTCAGAACATCCACCTCGGAGAATGCGCCCGCCGACCCGGGAAATGCCGGACGAGCGACATACGGACCCGTCTACGCGGCCCGCGATGTCGTCCATACGGCCGAGCTGGAAGGAAATACTTCTCCCCGCTAA
- a CDS encoding ABC transporter ATP-binding protein: MTLPVEDTTAPPRTPVRGERHPGAAPALEMQGVSKAFDGRPALIDASFSLAWGEVHALVGENGAGKSTLMNVATGVYAADSGTEIVDGEAIAIRGPGDATAAGLGMVHQHFRLVGRFSVAENVLLALGRGSHVRSVAEAADLVAAKAAEVGLGVRPDAMVANLSVAERQRAEILKVLVLGARIVILDEPTAVLTESEADALLAFTRRLADQGHAVVLITHKLREVAARSDRVTVMRQGRTVLAGAPTAGLDIGEVARLAVGSSLGVSERPGSTPGRERLSLASLSMVRSDGTTALDGLSLDLRAGEVLGIAGVGGNGQQELVECLAGLAQPAAGTMTLDGRDIGPLSIRARRRLGLRVIPSDRFDTGLVGPMSVAENLALTGVAEGRFGGPLFLSRARMRAAAERAIATFDIHGAAPGRVTSLLSGGNAQKVLLARELDDGLTVLVAHSPARGLDVKATRAVHDLVKAAVEAGAACLLISEDLEEVLSLSHRVAVMNRGRIAGEMPIENATTERIGALMIGHA; the protein is encoded by the coding sequence ATGACCTTACCGGTTGAAGACACGACCGCCCCGCCGCGCACCCCCGTGCGCGGCGAACGGCATCCCGGTGCCGCGCCAGCGCTGGAGATGCAAGGCGTCTCCAAAGCGTTCGACGGCCGGCCGGCCCTGATTGACGCTTCGTTCAGCCTCGCCTGGGGCGAGGTCCACGCGCTCGTCGGCGAGAACGGCGCGGGCAAGTCGACGCTGATGAACGTCGCGACCGGGGTCTATGCCGCGGATTCGGGCACCGAGATCGTCGATGGCGAGGCGATCGCCATTCGTGGGCCGGGCGATGCCACGGCCGCCGGCCTCGGCATGGTTCACCAGCACTTCCGGCTTGTCGGCCGCTTCTCGGTGGCCGAGAACGTGCTGCTTGCGCTCGGCCGGGGCAGCCACGTGCGCTCGGTCGCGGAGGCGGCGGACCTCGTCGCCGCGAAGGCGGCCGAAGTCGGCCTCGGCGTCCGGCCGGATGCGATGGTCGCCAACCTCTCGGTCGCCGAACGGCAGCGCGCCGAGATCCTGAAGGTTCTCGTGCTCGGCGCGCGCATCGTCATCCTGGACGAACCGACGGCGGTGCTGACCGAAAGCGAGGCGGATGCGCTGCTCGCCTTCACCCGCCGGCTGGCCGACCAGGGCCATGCCGTGGTGTTGATCACCCACAAGCTTCGCGAAGTCGCGGCGCGCAGCGACCGCGTCACCGTGATGCGCCAGGGCCGGACCGTGCTTGCGGGCGCGCCGACGGCCGGACTCGATATCGGCGAGGTCGCGCGGCTCGCAGTCGGCTCGTCCCTCGGCGTGTCGGAGCGGCCGGGATCGACGCCCGGGCGCGAACGTCTCAGTCTCGCCTCGCTCTCGATGGTGCGGTCGGACGGCACGACGGCGCTCGACGGCCTGTCGCTCGACCTTCGGGCCGGCGAGGTGCTCGGCATCGCCGGCGTCGGCGGCAACGGACAGCAGGAACTGGTCGAATGCCTCGCCGGGCTCGCCCAGCCCGCAGCTGGCACGATGACGCTCGACGGCCGCGATATCGGGCCGCTCTCGATCCGCGCCCGCCGCCGCCTGGGACTTCGGGTCATCCCCTCCGACCGCTTCGATACCGGACTGGTCGGCCCGATGAGTGTGGCGGAGAACCTCGCCTTGACCGGCGTCGCCGAGGGCAGGTTCGGCGGGCCGCTCTTTCTCAGCCGCGCGCGGATGCGCGCCGCCGCTGAGCGCGCCATCGCCACCTTCGACATCCACGGCGCGGCGCCCGGCCGCGTCACCAGCCTGCTGTCCGGCGGCAACGCCCAGAAGGTGCTGCTCGCCCGCGAACTCGACGACGGGCTGACGGTGCTGGTCGCCCATTCGCCGGCCCGCGGCCTCGACGTGAAGGCGACGCGGGCCGTCCACGATCTCGTCAAGGCGGCGGTCGAAGCCGGCGCGGCCTGCCTTCTCATCAGCGAGGATCTGGAGGAAGTGCTGTCGCTTTCCCACCGGGTCGCGGTGATGAACCGGGGCCGGATCGCCGGCGAGATGCCGATCGAGAACGCGACCACCGAGCGCATCGGAGCCTTGATGATCGGCCATGCTTGA